In Emys orbicularis isolate rEmyOrb1 chromosome 12, rEmyOrb1.hap1, whole genome shotgun sequence, one genomic interval encodes:
- the LOC135887176 gene encoding kelch-like protein 33 isoform X1: MWPGEGPEPAEGPGEEGDTPELRWELRSECHARQFFEAALELRRQGQLVDMTVMAGAQWYQAHGVVLAAVSAFFCQRLVCGAAGEVDVSPLATLRGWEAVLDFAYTGAFTAMPGTAGELVAAAQALGAPRVVEICRRMGDGLEGPEGRSPDEEQWETLQGMEELFRAGVGCDLALTTEGETFRAHRVALSCGCEYFRAMFCSGMREARQGADPLPTLMAPTDLRLLLPFAYSGTVAGSWAELLGAAETALQYQASGLLALCLEALQRALSPARSLDLLAFARAYDLRPLGSAAQAYALANFDGVARCPGFPALPLAELLALLGSDELYVASEVEAFEAALRWLEADRTRRLPHAEAVLARVRFSLMGTRELRRVRAADLLAPPGRLYQLLVAAVADEGPCRVRTPAGALVICGGEGLAPSLATRRPTRELWFAHQFRSGVGLVKQVEWRRLGQFPDGPRFRHAAAVLGNMLYVLGGKHYYGVRDTLATAFRYDPAQDSWQRLADMPSARSSFPAVGVAGRIYALGGSSEDAYCTDGVQCYDPPADAWRPCSPLPAPLCGHAACTLDGVIYVSGGCDGSSECRTWLLRLGPGGPSAQLAPMLEERAGHIMEALGERLYVAGGLRWHDGGYTDQLACEVYSPGPDAWVRLNPLPQAHVGGASAVLQGELYVLGGYSQETYRDTHLVHAYQPGQGRWLMLGTLPQACADLRACVLLLPPTLRGDPACLMPPHGTRQPLAPPNRMGTPLSPTWDKAPL, encoded by the exons ATGTGGCCAGGCGAGGGGCCGGAGCCGGCTGAGGGGCCAGGCGAGGAGGGCGACACACCCGAGCTACGCTGGGAGCTGCGGAGCGAGTGCCACGCCCGGCAGTTCTTCGAGGCGGCGTTGGAGCTGCGCAGGCAGGGCCAGCTGGTGGACATGACGGTGATGGCCGGCGCCCAGTGGTACCAGGCCCATGGTGTGGTGCTGGCTGCCGTCAGCGCCTTCTTCTGCCAGCGGCTGGTGTGCGGGGCCGCCGGGGAAGTGGACGTGAGCCCACTGGCCACGCTGCGCGGCTGGGAGGCTGTGCTGGATTTCGCCTATACCGGGGCCTTCACTGCCATGCCGGGCACGGCCGGGGAGCTGGTGGCTGCAGCTCAGGCCCTGGGTGCGCCACGGGTGGTGGAGATCTGCCGGAGGATGGGGGATGGGCTGGAGGGGCCAGAGGGCAGGAGCCCAGATGAGGAGCAGTGGGAGACGCTGCAGGGCATGGAGGAGCTGTTCCGAGCCGGGGTGGGCTGTGACCTGGCGCTGACCACTGAAGGAGAGACCTTCCGAG ctcaCCGGGTCGCGCTGAGCTGCGGCTGCGAGTACTTCCGGGCCATGTTCTGCAGCGGGATGCGGGAGGCGCGCCAGGGGGCCGACCCCCTGCCCACGCTCATGGCCCCGACCGACCTGCGCCTGCTGCTGCCCTTCGCCTACTCGGGGACAGTGGCGGGTAGCTGGGCCGAGCTGCTGGGCGCGGCTGAGACCGCCCTGCAGTACCAGGCCTCAGGGCTGCTGGCGCTCTGCCTGGAGGCCCTGCAACGGGCGCTGAGCCCGGCCCGCAGCCTGGACCTGCTGGCCTTCGCCCGTGCCTATGACCTGCGCCCGCTGGGCTCTGCCGCCCAGGCCTACGCCCTGGCCAACTTCGACGGGGTGGCCCGGTGCCCCGGCTTCCCGGCCCTGCCGCTGGCCGagctgctggccctgctgggcTCAGACGAGCTCTATGTGGCCAGCGAGGTGGAGGCCTTTGAAGCTGCCCTGCGCTGGCTGGAAGCCGACCGCACCCGCCGCCTGCCCCATGCCGAGGCCGTCCTGGCCCGAGTCCGCTTCTCCCTGATGGGCACACGGGAGCTGCGCCGGGTGCGAGCCGCAGACCTGCTGGCTCCGCCGGGCCGACTCTACCAGCTGCTGGTGGCGGCGGTGGCGGACGAGGGGCCCTGCCGCGTGCGCACCCCGGCCGGGGCCCTGGTGATCTGTGGAGGCGAGGGGCTGGCTCCCAGCCTAGCTACCCGCCGCCCCACCCGGGAGCTGTGGTTTGCCCACCAGTTCCGCAGCGGTGTGGGGCTGGTCAAGCAAGTGGAGTGGAGGCGGCTAGGCCAGTTCCCGGACGGGCCACGGTTCCGCCATGCTGCCGCGGTGCTGGGCAACATGCTCTACGTGCTGGGCGGGAAGCACTACTACGGGGTGCGGGACACGCTGGCCACAGCCTTCCG GTACGACCCCGCACAGGACTCCTGGCAGCGCCTGGCCGACATGCCCAGCGCCCGCAGCTCCTTCCCAGCCGTGGGGGTGGCCGGGCGGATTTATGCCCTGGGGGGTAGCTCTGAGGACGCCTACTGCACGGATGGGGTGCAGTGCTACGACCCCCCTGCCGAcgcctggag gccgtgctcccccctgcccgccccgcTCTGCGGCCATGCCGCCTGCACCTTGGACGGCGTCATCTACGTTTCAGGGGGCTGCGACGGCTCAAGCGAGTGCCGGACCTGGCTGCTGCGGCTGGGCCCGGGGGGCCCCTCGGCCCAGCTGGCCCCCATGCTGGAGGAACGGGCCGGCCACATcatggaggcactgggggagcgACTCTATGTGGCCGGGGGCCTGCGCTGGCACGACGGGGGCTACACCGACCAGCTGGCCTGCGAGGTCTACAGCCCcggcccggacgcctgggtccgtCTGAACCCGCTGCCCCAGGCCCACGTGGGGGGCGCCTCAGCCGTTCTGCAGGGGGAGCTATATGTGCTGGGCGGTTACAGCCAGGAGACCTACCGGGACACCCACCTGGTGCACGCCTACCAGCCGGGGCAGGGGCGCTGGCTGATGCTGGgcaccctgccccaggcctgtgcCGACCTGCGGGCCTGCGTCCTACTGCTGCCGCCCACCCTGCGGGGGGACCCGGCCTGCCTGATGCCCCCCCATGGGACCAGGCAGCCCCTGGCACCTCCAAACAGGATGGGGACCCCTCTGAGTCCCACATGGGACAAGGcccccctctga
- the LOC135887176 gene encoding kelch-like protein 33 isoform X2: MWPGEGPEPAEGPGEEGDTPELRWELRTHRVALSCGCEYFRAMFCSGMREARQGADPLPTLMAPTDLRLLLPFAYSGTVAGSWAELLGAAETALQYQASGLLALCLEALQRALSPARSLDLLAFARAYDLRPLGSAAQAYALANFDGVARCPGFPALPLAELLALLGSDELYVASEVEAFEAALRWLEADRTRRLPHAEAVLARVRFSLMGTRELRRVRAADLLAPPGRLYQLLVAAVADEGPCRVRTPAGALVICGGEGLAPSLATRRPTRELWFAHQFRSGVGLVKQVEWRRLGQFPDGPRFRHAAAVLGNMLYVLGGKHYYGVRDTLATAFRYDPAQDSWQRLADMPSARSSFPAVGVAGRIYALGGSSEDAYCTDGVQCYDPPADAWRPCSPLPAPLCGHAACTLDGVIYVSGGCDGSSECRTWLLRLGPGGPSAQLAPMLEERAGHIMEALGERLYVAGGLRWHDGGYTDQLACEVYSPGPDAWVRLNPLPQAHVGGASAVLQGELYVLGGYSQETYRDTHLVHAYQPGQGRWLMLGTLPQACADLRACVLLLPPTLRGDPACLMPPHGTRQPLAPPNRMGTPLSPTWDKAPL, translated from the exons ATGTGGCCAGGCGAGGGGCCGGAGCCGGCTGAGGGGCCAGGCGAGGAGGGCGACACACCCGAGCTACGCTGGGAGCTGCGGA ctcaCCGGGTCGCGCTGAGCTGCGGCTGCGAGTACTTCCGGGCCATGTTCTGCAGCGGGATGCGGGAGGCGCGCCAGGGGGCCGACCCCCTGCCCACGCTCATGGCCCCGACCGACCTGCGCCTGCTGCTGCCCTTCGCCTACTCGGGGACAGTGGCGGGTAGCTGGGCCGAGCTGCTGGGCGCGGCTGAGACCGCCCTGCAGTACCAGGCCTCAGGGCTGCTGGCGCTCTGCCTGGAGGCCCTGCAACGGGCGCTGAGCCCGGCCCGCAGCCTGGACCTGCTGGCCTTCGCCCGTGCCTATGACCTGCGCCCGCTGGGCTCTGCCGCCCAGGCCTACGCCCTGGCCAACTTCGACGGGGTGGCCCGGTGCCCCGGCTTCCCGGCCCTGCCGCTGGCCGagctgctggccctgctgggcTCAGACGAGCTCTATGTGGCCAGCGAGGTGGAGGCCTTTGAAGCTGCCCTGCGCTGGCTGGAAGCCGACCGCACCCGCCGCCTGCCCCATGCCGAGGCCGTCCTGGCCCGAGTCCGCTTCTCCCTGATGGGCACACGGGAGCTGCGCCGGGTGCGAGCCGCAGACCTGCTGGCTCCGCCGGGCCGACTCTACCAGCTGCTGGTGGCGGCGGTGGCGGACGAGGGGCCCTGCCGCGTGCGCACCCCGGCCGGGGCCCTGGTGATCTGTGGAGGCGAGGGGCTGGCTCCCAGCCTAGCTACCCGCCGCCCCACCCGGGAGCTGTGGTTTGCCCACCAGTTCCGCAGCGGTGTGGGGCTGGTCAAGCAAGTGGAGTGGAGGCGGCTAGGCCAGTTCCCGGACGGGCCACGGTTCCGCCATGCTGCCGCGGTGCTGGGCAACATGCTCTACGTGCTGGGCGGGAAGCACTACTACGGGGTGCGGGACACGCTGGCCACAGCCTTCCG GTACGACCCCGCACAGGACTCCTGGCAGCGCCTGGCCGACATGCCCAGCGCCCGCAGCTCCTTCCCAGCCGTGGGGGTGGCCGGGCGGATTTATGCCCTGGGGGGTAGCTCTGAGGACGCCTACTGCACGGATGGGGTGCAGTGCTACGACCCCCCTGCCGAcgcctggag gccgtgctcccccctgcccgccccgcTCTGCGGCCATGCCGCCTGCACCTTGGACGGCGTCATCTACGTTTCAGGGGGCTGCGACGGCTCAAGCGAGTGCCGGACCTGGCTGCTGCGGCTGGGCCCGGGGGGCCCCTCGGCCCAGCTGGCCCCCATGCTGGAGGAACGGGCCGGCCACATcatggaggcactgggggagcgACTCTATGTGGCCGGGGGCCTGCGCTGGCACGACGGGGGCTACACCGACCAGCTGGCCTGCGAGGTCTACAGCCCcggcccggacgcctgggtccgtCTGAACCCGCTGCCCCAGGCCCACGTGGGGGGCGCCTCAGCCGTTCTGCAGGGGGAGCTATATGTGCTGGGCGGTTACAGCCAGGAGACCTACCGGGACACCCACCTGGTGCACGCCTACCAGCCGGGGCAGGGGCGCTGGCTGATGCTGGgcaccctgccccaggcctgtgcCGACCTGCGGGCCTGCGTCCTACTGCTGCCGCCCACCCTGCGGGGGGACCCGGCCTGCCTGATGCCCCCCCATGGGACCAGGCAGCCCCTGGCACCTCCAAACAGGATGGGGACCCCTCTGAGTCCCACATGGGACAAGGcccccctctga
- the LOC135886755 gene encoding telomerase protein component 1-like encodes MKTPGPALRPSPASCWLENPFLGGHSPLLPAWVEETRARLLRPLPPPAPWLSSLTTTPCLASAPVSTPSRAPLAPGGEDGTPARSEELEPPWRADAAPDPSGSLPQYTLSELPAEPSPEHLGQRDPSAQQPPRKGPQQHLREHKLALVNLVCCSLMEESDLGAPSDPTRGRLVELCEELAQLEPEFILKVALYTRQELNIRATANFLLALAAWLPPCRPHLRRYLCATLQLPSDWTQVVALFQSLASAGRPLAPLPRCLRTGLADKFQQFDAYQLAKYNSRKSRGKARGRPRSRQPGRELRSPVLWPQCCQPILPTGAASQRPLPWTRRFRLRQAFGKLQMKFESGQPSQEPRETKPFSLKALIRWLHISKPAQHVMSLLGCRYPSDLSSFSRSHLPGPWDPARAGTRMKLPQPQTWDRQLSQRGNKAAVWEELIDSGKLPFMAMLRNLRNIIRAGVSERHHRRVLSQLQNKESIIRSRQFPFQFLAANKVIQDMEEQLKKKNSPCPSNVELLRALLRRGKKQPGALPGVWGQPPWTRRELRAALSIPILFRAVKSEKQRLQKARELRPDPALLVRYHSALDAAIRISARHNLPPLPGRTLILCCTSSAMTTPYHRSRELRGLRPEPMTALEVALLLGLMGRAVAERARLVLYGRGHWEEVQALAGSLLENVQSLYQQVQATMEPSSGSSTVSDVLWDLVARGEPVDTLLVLSHSSEAPLAGPALRLMRDRVVPHCLFVNLCLEPRGCQGGPADEVELAGFSEQVLRFLAVRGTSRLLEHVGRMDEIHGLPPLLGAPRRHPELSPTPPALAPAPRSRWRSIRVFISSPVRDMQGERDVLLQAVLPALRARAAPHHLALQEIDLRWGITEQEARQERQLELCLSEVARSQLFVGILGERYGYVPREYSLPDAPQYEWVKSYPRGRSITELEVMQFLSSRRDSGSAAKAFFYLREPDFLGSVPEAWRADFVAESEDAQHRMADLKGHLGQHLGVASVSRYSCQWGGVAQGRPYVKGLEEFGARVLQDLWGALQRQFLQAESEPPGGEEEEGQELQDAFQDFQQRQFCARGKLLGAVAGRVREGRPPRRGAGGGLYVVMGAPGDGKTVFMAALARELSAHPPARDASPTRCLVISHFTGARPDQASARVVLSQLCARLSRLLGQTAPPPASYRGLVCCLEALLPAVAGSLRGAQRLAVLLDGADQIHGDSGQPVSDWLPVRLPPRVSLVLSIGEGSGLLDSLQRRADTVIIPLGSLDPCDRAGLVRRDLALYGKKLEETAFNNQMRLVLLKRGAQQPLYLALLTQDLRAFTVYEKVSERIQTLPPALPALLQHMLGCLEQEHGAEPVAIAVAALWASKDGLLERDLLAVLTMWRELGGAPVTWEGGMAAGGRAATIPKAPIYSLMRSLRGLAGVCGAPSEAPGSRLHLCGAPLRMAVERRYLKEPGLERAAHALIAAHLWKLCDPDVSRSFQGSEAGPLAALPYHLVCAGCPDLLGSLLTDLRFVAAHVRLGLLPVLGQAYALHAGSAQPPGEVGAFRAMVQAGAALLSENPSLLAQLAANAPDGSSLGAQAQALAPPEGRLLLWRNKAQDAPHPDSVALALPTSPTCVAISPCGRQAAVGSTDGTLHLLDMQSGQELKTLLSSGTGISACVFLADGTLCLGTSAGGLETWGLREGSRLLATDAHQGQVTDCCVSPDRRQLASVSLDGHLKLWDSAQGHLTWELDLSCPLNCAAFHPDGQLVATGGWDGAVTILGLQNRSVSSVLSGHDTSVRAVSFSPAGTMLASGCLAGTVHLWSWREVVSLATFPAHQGFVSEVKFLSGGQVLLTAGEDSKVQLWPGHLGRARGALGSGPLSPALCVAPNPAGTLLAVGHHSDDVWVYGTPWGSAGWRCPVGGVAVPSLAWLGDAVLAGGSRDGTLRGWALASSLACPLWELRGHKGAVLGLAASPQLLASASEDFTICLWLAETLRRALPDPSPAPLAVLQGHAAAVTCCAFSPDGRHLATGGRDKTLLCWDVGGPTPGAPPLWRSLPFCHRDWLSGCVWVGPLLLSCSSDGTVRLWDPATGQRLREFLPHCGPVSAVLAMAGRVLAVGRDGTLAAWDMLGVELTRFPAHPGLVNQGAGFMGADGDFVVAMAGCDGRVQLWSPLERWMETSRSGSTPRGDWWVA; translated from the exons ATGAAAACTCCGGGTCCCgccctccgccccagccctgcctcctgctggctggagaACCCTTTCCTGGGGGGCCAcagcccccttctcccagcctgggtagaggAGACCAGGGCCCGGCTTCtccgccctctcccgccccctgccccctggctgAGCTCCCTGACCACCACACCCTGCCTGGCGTCTGCCCCCGTCTCTACACCCAGCCGGGCGCCCCTTGCCCCTGGAGGTGAGGATGGGACCCCGGCCCGCAGCGAGGAGCTGGAGCCGCCCTGG CGGGCCGATGCTGCCCCCGACCCTTCCGGCTCGCTGCCCCAGTACACCTTGTCAGAGCTGCCGGCTGAGCCAAGCCCGGAGCACCTGGGGCAGAGGGACCCTAGCGCCCAGCAGCCTCCCAGGAAGGGCCCCCAGCAGCACCTGAGAGAGCACAAG CTGGCCCTGGTGAACCTGGTGTGCTGCTCCCTCATGGAGGAGTCTGATTTGGGGGCCCCCAGTGACCCGACGCGTGGGCGCCTGGTGGAGCTGTGCGAGGAGCTGGCCCAGCTGGAGCCTGAGTTCATCCTTAAg gtcGCCCTGTATACGCGCCAGGAGCTGAACATCCGGGCAACGGCCAACTTCCTGCTGGCACTGGCGGCCTGGCTGCCGCCCTGCCGGCCCCACCTGCGCCGCTACTTGTGTGCCACCCTGCAGCTGCCCTCCGACTGGACCCAGGTGGTGGCGCTCTTCCAG AGCCTGGCGAGCGCAGGGCGCCCTCTGGCCCCGCTGCCCCGCTGCCTCCGCACCGGCCTGGCAGACAAGTTCCAGCAATTTGATGCCTACCAGCTGGCCAAGTACAACTCGCGCAAGAGCCGTGGCAAAGCCAGGGGGCGCCCGCGGTCCCGCCAGCCAGGGagggaactcaggagtcctgtgCTCTGGCCCCAGTGCTGCCAGCCAATTCTTCCTACTGGAGCTGCCTCCCAGAGACCTCTGCCCTGGACGAGGAGATTCCGGCTGCGCCAAGCGTTCGGCAAGCTTCAGATGAAG TTTGAAAGTGGTCAGCCATCCCAGGAGCCGCGCGAGACGAAGCCCTTCTCCCTGAAGGCGCTGATCCGATGGCTGCATATCTCCAAGCCGGCCCAGCACGTCATGAGTCTGCTGGGCTGCAG gtaCCCCTCGGACCTGAGCTCCTTCTCCCGGAGCcacctgccagggccctgggaccCCGCCCGGGCCGGGACCCGAATGAAACTTCCGCAGCCCCAGACCTGGGACCGACAGCTTAGCCAGCGCGGGAACAAGGCTGCGGTCTGGGAGGAACTGATTG ACTCGGGGAAGTTGCCATTCATGGCCATGCTCAGGAACCTGCGCAACATCATccgggccggggtgagtgagcgGCACCACCGGCGAGTGCTCAGCCAGCTGCAGAACAAG GAGTCCATCATCCGCAGCCGGCAGTTCCCCTTCCAGTTCCTGGCTGCGAATAAAGTCATCCAGGACATGGAGGAGCAGCTGAAGAAGAAAA aCAGCCCTTGCCCCTCTAACGTGGAGCTGCTGCGGGCGCTGCTGAGACGTGGAAAGAAGCAGCCGGGGGCCCTGCCCGGGGTGTGGGGGCAGCCGCCCTGGACGCGCCGGGAGCTACGCGCGGCCTTGTCCATCCCCATCCTCTTCCGCGCGGTGAAGAGTGAAAAGCAGCGGCTGCAGAAGGCCAG GGAGCTGCGCCCCGACCCCGCCCTCCTGGTCCGCTATCACTCGGCCCTGGATGCCGCCATCCGCATCTCCGCCCGGCAcaacctgccccccctgcccggcCGCACCCTCATCCTCTGCTGCACCTCCAGTGCCATGACGACGCCCTACCACCGGTCCCGGGAGCTGCGCGGCCTCCGCCCGGAGCCCATGACA GCGCTGGAGGTGGCCCTGCTGCTGGGCCTGATGGGCCGGGCGGTGGCAGAGCGGGCGCGCCTGGTGCTGTATGGCCGCGGCCactgggaggaggtgcaggcacTGGCCGGGTCGCTGCTGGAGAACGTCCAGAGCCTGTACCAGCAGGTCCAG GCCACAATGGAGCCGAGCAGCGGCTCCAGCACCGTCAGCGATGTCCTCTGGGACCTGGTGGCTCGTGGGGAGCCG gtggACACCCTGCTCGTGCTGAGCCACAGCTCAGAGGCCCCCCTGGCCGGCCCCGCCCTGCGGCTGATGCGGGATCGTGTtgtcccccactgcctcttcgTGAACCTCTGCCTGGAGCCCAGGGG GTGCCAGGGGGGCCCCGCGGACGAGGTGGAGCTGGCTGGGTTCAGTGAGCAGGTGCTCAG gtTCCTGGCCGTGCGCGGCACCTCCCGCCTGCTGGAGCATGTGGGCAGGATGGACGAGATCCACGGACTGCCCCCCCTGCTGGGGGCGCCCCGCAGGCACCCAgagctttcccccacccctcctgccctggcccccgccccccggagcag GTGGCGCAGCATCCGCGTGTTCATCTCGTCGCCGGTGCGGGACATGCAGGGCGAGCGGGACGTGCTGCTCCAGGCCGTGCTGCCCGCCCtgcgcgcccgcgccgccccccaccACCTGGCGCTGCAGGAGATCGACCTGCGCTGGGGCATCACCGAGCAGGAGGCGCGGCAGGAGCG GCAGCTGGAACTGTGCCTCTCGGAGGTGGCTCGGAGCCAGCTCTTTGTGGGCATTTTGGGGGAGCGTTACGGCTATGTACCCAGAGAATACTCCCTGCCGGACGCCCCCCAGTACGAGTGG GTGAAGTCGTACCCTCGGGGCCGCTCCATCACCGAGCTGGAGGTCATGCAGTTCCTCAGCAGTCGGCGCGACTCCGGTTCTGCTGCCAAGGCGTTCTTCTACCTCCGCGAGCCAGATTTCCTTGG GTCCGTGCCGGAAGCCTGGAGGGCAGATTTCGTGGCAGAGtcagaggatgctcagcaccgGATGGCAGATCTGAAGGGGCATCTGGGCCAGCACCTGGGGGTGGCATCTGTCAGCAG GTACTCCTGCCAGTGGGGCGGCGTGGCCCAGGGCCGGCCGTATGTCAAGGGGCTGGAGGAGTTTGGGGCCCGGGTGCTGCAGGATCTGTGGGGCGCCCTCCAACGCCAGTTCCTCCAG GCTGAGTCGGAGCCCCCTgggggcgaggaggaggaggggcaagaGCTGCAAGATGCCTTCCAGGACTTCCAGCAGCGCCAGTTCTGTGCCCGGGGCAAGCTGCTGGGTGCCGTGGCCGGGCGGGTGCGTGAGGGCCGGCCCCCCcgccgcggggcagggggcgggctcTACGTGGTGATGGGTGCGCCTGGCGATGGCAAGACTGTCTTCATG GCGGCGCTGGCACGGGAGCTGAGCGCCCATCCCCCGGCCCGGGACGCCTCCCCCACCCGCTGCCTGGTCATCTCCCACTTCACCGGGGCCCGGCCGGACCAGGCCAGCGCCAGGGTAGTGCTGAGCCAGTTGTGTGCCCGCCTGAGCCGTCTGCTGGGCCAgacggccccgccccccgccagctACAG GGGGCTGGTGTGCTGTCTGGAGGCCCTCCTGCCCGCGGTGGCCGGGTCGCTCCGGGGAGCCCAGCGCCTGGCCGTGCTGCTCGATGGGGCTGACCAGATCCACGGGGACAGTGGGCAGCCCGTCTCCGACTGGCTTCCGGTGCGGCTGCCCCCG cgCGTGAGCCTGGTTCTGAGCATCGGCGAGGGCTCCGGACTCCTGGATTCCCTACAGCGACGGGCGGACACAGTCATCATCCCCCTGGGGTCCCTGGACCCCTGCGACCGGGCTGGGCTGGTCCGCCGGGACCTCGCCTTGTACGGCAAGAAGCTGGAGGAGACGGCCTTcaacaaccag ATGCGGCTGGTGCTACTGAAGCGCGGTGCCCAGCAGCCCCTCTACCTGGCGCTGCTCACCCAGGATCTGCGAGCCTTCACCGTCTATGAAAAG GTCTCGGAGAGGATCCAAACGCTGCCCCCGgcgctgcctgccctgctccagcaCATGCTGGGCTGCCTGGAGCAGGAGCACGGGGCTGAGCCAGTGGCCATAGCCGTCGCCGCCCTCTGGGCCAGCAAAGACG GCCTGCTGGAGCGCGATCTCCTCGCCGTGCTCACCATGTGGAGGGAGCTGGGCGGGGCGCCTGTCACCTGGGAGGGAGGCATGGCTGCTGGGGGCCGCGCAGCGACCATCCCCAAGGCCCCGATCTATTCCCTGATGAGGAGCCTGAGGGG GCTGGCGGGGGTGTGTGGGGCCCCCTCGGAGGCCCCCGGCTCACGGCTCCACCTCTGCGGTGCCCCCCTGCGGATGGCGGTAGAACGGCGCTACCTGAAGGAACCGGGCCTGGAGCGAGCGGCTCACGCTCTGATAGCAG ctcaTCTCTGGAAACTCTGCGACCCGGACGTGTCCCGGAGCTTCCAGGGCAGCGAGGCTGGGCCCCTGGCGGCTCTGCCCTACCACCTG GTCTGCGCTGGATGCCCCGACCTCCTGGGCTCCCTTCTGACGGACCTGCGCTTCGTGGCCGCCCACGTCCGCCTggggctgctgcctgtgctaGGCCAGGCCTATGCCCTGCACG CGGGCAGCGCCCAGCCCCCGGGCGAGGTGGGCGCATTCCGGGCGATGGTGCAGGCGGGCGCGGCACTGCTTTCTGAGAACCCATCGCTCCTGGCCCAGCTGGCAGCCAACGCGCCTGATGGCTCCTCGCTGGgcgcccaggcccaggccctggccccaccGGAGGGGCGCCTGCTGCTCTGGCGCAACAAGGCCCAGGACGCCCCTCACCCTGACAG cgtcgccctggccctgcccacatcccCCACCTGTGTGGCCATCTCTCCCTGCGGGCGCCAGGCTGCCGTGGGCAGCACCGACGGGACCCTGCACCTGCTGGACATGCAGAGTGGCCAG gaGCTGAAGACCCTGCTGAGCAGTGGCACTGGGATCTCGGCCTGCGTTTTCCTGGCTGATGGGACCCTCTGCCTGGGCACCTCCGCTGGGGGACTGGAGACCTGGGGCCTGCGTGAGGGCAGcag GCTCCTGGCTACTGATGCTCACCAGGGCCAGGTCACAGACTGCTGCGTCAGCCCTGATCGCAGACAGCTGGCCAGCGTCTCCCTGGATGGGCACCTGAAG CTGTGGGACTCTGCCCAGGGGCACCTGACCTGGGAGCTGGATCTCTCCTGCCCCTTGAACTGTGCTGCCTTCCACCCCGACGGGCAGCTGGTGGCCACCGGGGGCTGGGACGGCGCTGTGACCATCCTGGGCCTGCAGAACCGGAGTGTGAGCTCG GTTCTCTCAGGCCATGACACTTCCGTCCGCGCCGTGTCCTTCTCCCCTGCGGGCACCATGCTAGCGTCCGGCTGCCTGGCCGGGACAGTGCATCTTTGGTCCTGGCGGGAGGTCGTGAGCCTGGCCACGTTCCCAGCACACCAGGGCTTCGTCTCCGAGGTCAAGTTTCTCTCCGGGGGCCAGGTCCTCCTCACGGCGGGCGAGGACTCGAAg GTCCAGCTCTGGCCAGGGCACCTGGGCCGTGCCCGGGGCGCTCTGGGCTCAGGGCCGCTTTCTCCAGCCCTCTGTGTGGCCCCCAACCCCGCCGGCACCCTACTCGCTGTGGGGCACCATTCAGATGATGTTTGGGTCTACGGCACCCCCTGGG GCTCGGCCGGGTGGCGCTGCCCAGTAGGGGGTGTGGCGGTGCCCAGCCTGGCTTGGCTCGGAGATGCCGtgctggctggaggcagcagggacGGCACCCTGCGTGGCTGGGCACTGGCGAGCAGCTTGGCCTGCCCCctgtgggagctgcgggggcacaAGGGGGCCGTGCTGGGCCTAGCCGCCTCGCCCCAGCTGCTGGCGTCTGCCTCAG AGGATTTCACCATCTGCCTGTGGCTGGCCGAGACACTGAGACGGGCCCTCCCggacccttccccagcccccctggcCGTCCTGCAGGGCCACGCGGCCGCTGTTACCTGCTGCGCCTTCAGCCCCGATGGCCGGCACCTTGCCACGGGGGGCAGGGACaag ACCCTGTTGTGCTGGGACGTGGGGGGCCCCACCCCGGGAGCCCCCCCCCTCTGGCGCTCGCTCCCCTTCTGCCACCGCGACTGGCTCAGTGGCTGCGTTTGGGTCGGGCCCCTGCTG ctgtCCTGCTCCAGCGATGGCACCGTACGGCTCTGGGACCCGGCAACTGGCCAGCGGCTCCGCGAGTTCCTACCCCACTGCGGCCCCGTCAGTGCTGTCCTGGCCATG GCCGGGCGCGTGCTGGCGGTGGGCCGCGATGGGACGCTGGCAGCATGGGACATGCTGGGCGTGGAGCTGACCCGCTTCCCGGCGCACCCCGGGCTGGTGAACCAGGGCGCTGGTTTCATGGGAGCAG ACGGCGATTTCGTGGTGGCCATGGCTGGATGCGACGGGCGGGTGCAgctctggagccccctggag